From the Sebastes fasciatus isolate fSebFas1 chromosome 3, fSebFas1.pri, whole genome shotgun sequence genome, one window contains:
- the tmc5 gene encoding transmembrane channel-like protein 5 yields MTSYSHGGIFNPAYHDSETLEIDRSSSKNRHSNPYARGERADAHYSSTVQTISDDAVGRVPWRGWQEESWRGRESIPMGLISTRPPSPSWQHDLNHSTFQIPPDSQYDRSLSVRLPSAMSGNMTMRWRGVTMRRMSMFPNGDPANVAFTEDAIRNEMENEEQNLVKELVALSTRDRIRAIRDLPMSCDEKKHIRSQVLAFKSSKQSRKFTCFADCSENVSLSFRRCGYSIRSARQTLELWQGIMKEIGGKFGTSVLSYFVFLKWLLVFNIFSFLVNFGFITIPLLVYDPSPNIPPNVTFRGLEILTGAGYFHYTVLYYGGYSNETLVGLVEYNMQLAYFFTIAVYMVLCGVALILSMASSFKKNYVLADPTSNGAWQLLCSWDFSITNERAVRQRKNNLRVQLKESLSEKAHRELLTHSEKLKHFGVHLGSWLLSTGLAVGCGASIYYLCQYEQERATDAANRSLLQEAETLLVPFVVSLMNLVVPLFYSLFNKFEPYSSQRSQIYALVVRNVILKMSILAVLCYYWMSTVAKKFSCWESIVGQALYRLVIVDFLFLMLGSFFGEFLSNVIGTRLLPRLGVPEFDVARNVLELIYAQTLAWIGIYFSPLLPVIQILKLFILFYLKKVSLTQNCQPPQRSGRAAQMQTIFIALLFFPFFVGALSMVAYTAWRLTPSKQCGPFRGLNNTFSVVGVWMDDLEEIPGSEWAVWIYENVIRSEIFYFLITLIIIVIIYIFWQVTQGRKHLIVQLRQQIVNEGKDKSFLLDKLQNLQKSRPDKKSKQKNPKKHTKRRSDVHSSGGQSNSNAMVQALLTRQQLEEDEERRSAGGVPIPSNISTSSALIQAMLARQRADDQDEDKSSSGALAQAVQARQRAEGQETDEYYSTGFFENPVNTSSAVTQAMQARHRAEEDGPDDARDLPSSVSGVMMQVMQARQRAEEEDRPQWVPAPPQNPAPAGSSALIQAMLARQQAQNEYDDGY; encoded by the exons ATGACAAGTTACAGCCACGGAGGAATCTTCAACCCTGCCTACCATGACAGCGAGACTCTGGAAATTGATAG GTCGTCCAGCAAAAACCGCCACTCTAACCCTTATGCCAGGGGTGAGAGGGCAGATGCCCATTACTCGTCGACTGTTCAGACCATCAGTGATGACGCCGTGGGGAGAGTGCCCTGGCGGGgctggcaggaggagagctggaGGGGGAGAGAAAGCATCCCCATGGGCCTCATCTCAACGCGCCCCCCGAGTCCGTCATGGCAGCATGACCTCA ATCACAGTACCTTCCAGATCCCACCTGACTCTCAGTATGATCGGTCACTCTCTGTCCGCCTGCCTTCTGCAATGTCAG GTAACATGACAATGAGATGGAGGGGAGTGACAATGAGAAGGATGAGCATGTTTCCCAACGGCGATCCTGCCAATGTAGCCTTCACAGAGGATGCCATCAGGAACGAGATGGAGAATG aggaaCAGAACCTGGTCAAGGAGCTCGTTGCCCTGTCAACTCGAGACCGAATTCGGGCCATTCGAGACCTTCCAATGAGCTGTGACGAGAAGAAACATATCAG GAGCCAAGTGCTGGCGTTCAAGTCTTCCAAGCAATCTCGCAAGTTCACGTGTTTTGCAGATTGCTCTGAGAATGTGTCACTG TCTTTCCGCAGGTGCGGCTATAGTATAAGGTCAGCCAGACAGACACTGGAGCTGTGGCAAGGCATCATGAAAGAGATTGGTGGCAAGTTTGGCACCAGTGTCCTCTCCTATTTCGTGTTCCTCAAGTGGCTGCTCGTATTCAACATTTTCTCCTTCCTGGTCAACTTTGGCTTTATCACCATCCCGCTGCTTGTTTACGACCCCTCACCCAACATACCTCCAAACGTGACCTTCAGAGGACTGGAGATACTGACTGGAGCT GGTTACTTCCACTACACCGTTTTGTACTATGGTGGCTACAGTAATGAAACTCTGGTGGGTCTGGTAGAGTACAACATGCAGTTGGCCTATTTCTTCACAATAGCAGTCTACATGGTTCTGTGTGGAGTTGCACTTATCTTAAG CATGGCCAGCTCATTCAAGAAAAACTATGTACTAGCAGACCCAACTTCAAACGGTGCATGGCAGCTTCTGTGCAGCTGGGATTTTAGTATTACCAATGAGAGAGCAGTGAGACAGCGCAAGAACAACCTACGTGTCCAACTCAAG GAGTCTTTGTCAGAGAAGGCCCATAGGGAGCTGCTAACCCACTCTGAAAAGCTGAAGCACTTTGGGGTTCATCTGGGCTCCTGGCTCCTCTCCACTGGCTTGGCTGTTGGCTGTGGAGCTAGCATCTATTATCTCTGTCAATACGAACAGGAG CGGGCAACCGATGCAGCCAACCGGTCTCTGCTTCAGGAGGCCGAGACTCTCCTGGTTCCTTTTGTGGTGTCTCTGATGAACCTGGTTGTCCCGCTCTTCTACTCCCTCTTCAACAAGTTTGAGCCCTACTCCAGCCAGCGCAGCCAGATCTACGCTCTGGTAGTCAG AAACGTGATACTCAAGATGTCTATTCTGGCTGTCTTGTGTTATTACTGGATGAGTACGGTGGCTAAGAAGTTTTCG TGTTGGGAGTCCATTGTGGGGCAGGCTTTGTACCGTCTGGTCATTGTTGACTTTCTTTTCCTGATGTTGGGATCCTTCTTTGGAGAGTTTCTTAGCAA TGTGATTGGGACAAGATTACTACCACGTCTGGGGGTTCCAGAGTTTGATGTAGCCAGAAATGTCCTCGAACTCATCTACGCACAGACTCTGGCCTG GATTGGAATTTacttctctcctctgctgcctgTCATCCAGATCCTcaaacttttcattttgttttacctaAAGAAG GTCAGCCTGACCCAGAACTGCCAGCCTCCACAGCGGTCAGGCAGAGCAGCTCAGATGCAAACCATCTTCATCGCACTCCTCTTCTTCCCTTTCTTTGTGGGAGCCCTGTCTATGGTTGCATACACCGCCTGGAG ACTGACTCCCTCAAAGCAGTGTGGTCCTTTTCGGGGACTCAACAACACCTTCAGTGTGGTCGGAGTCTGGATGGACGATCTGGAGGAGATCCCTGGTTCTGAATGGGCTGTCTGGATCTACGAAAATGTCATCAGAAGTGAAATCTTCTACTTTCTTATCACACTCATCATCAT AGTCATTATATACATCTTCTGGCAAGTCACTCAGGGCCGCAAGCATCTTATTGTTCAACTGAGACAACAGATTGTtaat GAAGGGAAAGACAAGTCCTTCTTGTTAGACAAGCTCCAGAACCTCCAGAAATCTCGGCCTGATAAAAAATCCAAACAGAAGAATCCAAAAAAG CACACCAAACGGCGGTCAGATGTCCACTCCTCAGGCGGTCAGTCCAACTCAAACGCCATGGTTCAGGCGTTGCTCACTCGCCAGCAGCttgaagaggatgaggagagacgCAGCGCCGGTGGAGTGCCCATTCCCTCCAACATCTCCACCTCGAGCGCTCTAATTCAGGCCATGCTGGCCCGTCAGAGAGCAGACGACCAGGATGAAGATAAATCATCCTCCGGCGCCCTCGCACAGGCCGTGCAAGCAAGGCAGAGGGCTGAGGGTCAAGAGACGGATGAATACTACAGCACAGGTTTTTTTGAAAACCCTGTCAACACATCCAGCGCTGTCACACAGGCGATGCAAGCCAGacacagagcagaggaggacGGACCAGATGATGCACGTGACCTGCCATCTTCTGTGTCAGGTGTTATGATGCAAGTCATGCAAGCCAGGCAGAGggcagaggaagaggacagGCCTCAGTGGGTCCCAGCTCCCCCACAAAACCCAGCTCCCGCAGGCTCCAGTGCTCTCATACAGGCCATGTTGGCCCGGCAGCAGGCCCAGAACGAGTACGATGATGGTTACTGA